From a region of the Triticum aestivum cultivar Chinese Spring chromosome 7D, IWGSC CS RefSeq v2.1, whole genome shotgun sequence genome:
- the LOC123168343 gene encoding pollen receptor-like kinase 4, giving the protein MAPLAALTSLRVLSFANNNLTGPFPPGLTELPALKMLYLSRNRLSGEIPSDTFGEMMGLRKLFLADNAFTGEIPGSITSPKLLVVQLARNRFQGNIPDFDQKDLQLFDVSHNRLSGPIPQGLRRFKAASFEGNTDLCGAPLDVACPPSALLGASPDSDSSGSLRVLMIIAIAVVAFGGLLAIIGIITALLSRNKDKDEPADATETPGGGGGIAAAKMQSTADKSIKIVQADSEQHGVVAPVPSKRGGRRDGLVFLQEGRERFELEDLLRASAEVLGSGNFGASYKATLVDGKPMVVKRFKEMNGAGRADFNEHMRRLGRLVHPNLLPVVAYLYKKDEKLFVTEHMVNGGLAQILHGGATSSLPRLDWPARLKIIKGVARGLAYLYEELPMLTVPHGHLKSSNVLLNAELEPILSDYALVPVVTPSHASQVMVAYKAPECAAAGRASRKSDVWTLGILVLELLTGRFPTNYLRKGREGTTDLAGWVHSVVREEWTGEVFDKDMRDTRSAEGEMVKLLKVGLGCCDTDIAARWDIKEALARIEEVRERDPADDSSTASSYLSDGAGAGAASDHPHSLST; this is encoded by the exons ATGGCCCCGCTCGCGGCCCTCACGTCCCTCCGCGTGCTCAGCTTCGCCAACAACAACCTCACCGGCCCGTTCCCGCCCGGGCTCACCGAGCTCCCGGCGCTCAAGATGCTCTACCTCTCCCGGAACCGCCTCAGCGGAGAAATCCCCAGCGACACCTTCGGGGAGATGATGGGGCTCAGGaagctcttcctcgccgacaaCGCCTTCACGGGCGAAATCCCGGGCTCCATCACCTCGCCCAAGCTGCTCGTGGTGCAGCTCGCCAGGAACCGCTTCCAGGGCAACATCCCGGACTTCGACCAGAAGGACCTCCAGCTCTTCGACGTCTCCCACAACCGACTCTCCGGCCCCATCCCGCAAGGCCTCCGCCGGTTCAAGGCCGCCTCGTTCGAAG GCAACACGGATCTCTGCGGCGCGCCGCTCGACGTTGCGTGCCCTCCATCGGCGCTTCTCGGCGCCTCACCAGATTCCGACTCATCAGGCAGCCTGAGGGTCCTCATGATCATCGCCATCGCGGTGGTGGCGTTCGGCGGCCTCCTCGCCATCATCGGCATAATCACGGCGCTCCTCTCCCGCAACAAGGACAAGGACGAGCCGGCGGACGCCACCGAGACACCCGGCGGTGGAGGCGGCATTGCCGCGGCCAAGATGCAGTCCACCGCCGACAAGTCCATCAAGATCGTACAG GCTGACTCGGAGCAGCACGGCGTGGTGGCGCCGGTGCCGTCCAAGCGCGGCGGGCGGCGCGACGGGCTGGTGTTCCTCCAGGAGGGCCGGGAGCGGTTCGAGCTGGAGGACCTGCTCCGGGCGTCGGCGGAGGTGCTCGGCAGCGGCAACTTCGGCGCGTCGTACAAGGCGACCCTGGTGGACGGGAAGCCCATGGTGGTGAAGCGGTTCAAGGAGATGAACGGCGCCGGGCGGGCGGACTTCAACGAGCACATGCGACGCCTCGGCCGTCTCGTCCACCCCAACCTCCTCCCCGTCGTCGCCTACCTCTACAAGAAGGACGAGAAGCTGTTCGTCACGGAGCACATGGTCAACGGCGGCCTGGCTCAAATCCTCCATGGCG GAGCGACGTCGAGCCTGCCGCGGCTGGACTGGCCGGCGCGGCTGAAGATCATCAAGGGGGTGGCGCGCGGGCTGGCGTACCTGTACGAGGAGCTGCCGATGCTCACCGTGCCGCACGGGCACCTCAAGTCCTCCAACGTGCTCCTGAACGCCGAGCTGGAGCCCATCCTGAGCGACTACGCGCTGGTGCCCGTGGTGACGCCGAGCCACGCGTCGCAGGTGATGGTGGCTTACAAGGCGCCGGAgtgcgcggcggcggggcgggcgagCAGGAAGAGCGACGTGTGGACGCTGGGCATCCTGGTGCTGGAGCTGCTGACGGGCCGGTTCCCGACCAACTACCTCCGGAAGGGGCGGGAGGGCACGACGGACCTGGCCGGCTGGGTGCACTCGGTGGTGCGGGAGGAGTGGACGGGCGAGGTGTTCGACAAGGACATGCGCGACACCCGCAGCGCCGAGGGCGAGATGGTGAAGCTGCTCAAGGTCGGCCTCGGCTGCTGCGACACCGACATCGCCGCGCGCTGGGACATCAAGGAGGCGCTGGCGCGCATCGAGGAGGTCCGCGAGCGCGACCCCGCCGACGACAGCAGCACCGCCTCGTCCTACCTCAgcgacggcgccggcgccggcgccgcgagCGACCACCCGCACTCCCTCTCGACGTAA